The nucleotide window GATTCCAAAATTTAGAACACTTGCAGGGTGTCGTCGGTGCGTGTCTCGGCGGCCAACACGCCGAGGGCGAGGGCCATGATGCCGTCGATCTCGATGGACGAGTCCTTACGGCTGATGCGGAACCCGTCGCCGACGTTCTTGCGGACGGTGCGGGGTGCCTGCAGGTTCAGCAGCTCGGCGCCGTCGTGCTCGAGCTGGCCGGCGGCGAGCTTGGCGTAGAGCAGCGCCGAGGCGCCCATGACGTCGCCTTGCGTGGCGATCCAGACCGGCAGGCCGCGCTTCTTCAGCTCGGCGCCGAGATCCTTCAGGGCGTACCCGTCCATGGCGAAGGTCAGCGGCTGATGCCGGGCGAGGTCGACGCAAACGTTGACGAGCTGGCTGAGAGTCGGCTTGGCGATCGAGGCGACGAGCTCGGCCGCGGTCAGCTCGCCGGCCTTGACGGTCGCGACGATCGAGGCGAACCCCCAGTCGGGCGTCCGGTCGATCGCGAAGATCGCCCGGCCGGCCGGGAACTCGCCGGTGCGGCGCCGGCGGGAGGCCCAGAGCGTGGCCGTGATGAACGCGTTAGTCGATGACGTGAAGCGGTTCAGCCGGTAGCGGATGACGTCAGCCTCGGCCATGCCGCGCACGTCGCTGATCGCCGTCTCCAGATCGAGGCGGCCGCATGCCAGGCCCGGTGAGGCGGCGACGAGGTAGCGGCCGAGGGTCTCGTCATCGGCCGGCACGCGCGCTTCGGGTGCCTCCCAGATGAAGAACCCGAACCGCTCGGGCGGGTCGTCGGCGATGCCGTAGAGGTCGATGAGTAGCTCGCTCGTCTCGTCGCCGGCGGTCGTCAGGCCGATGACGATGCCGTTGCGGCGGGCCGCGGTGCCGTTGACCATATCCGACCACAGCTCGCGCTTGGTCAGGTGCAGCTCGTCGGCCAGGCCTACCGTGAGGTCCAGGCCTTGCACGGCGGCCGACTTGGACGGCTTGATCTCGTAGCGGCCGCCGTCGACGGACTGGATGCCGCGGGTATCGGTCAGGCGCTTGAATCGGGCGGCGAGCTGCCGATTCCCGCGGATGACCGACAGCAGCCGGGCGTAGATGATGCGGGCCTGCTCGGCCGACGAGGCGATACCGATGACGAGGGCGCCGGCCTCGCGCACGAGCCCGTACAGGCCGAAGATCGCGCCGAGCACGCTCTTGCCGTTCTGGCGGCTGACGCTGATGAGCACTTGCCGGTATCGCAGCTCGCCGGCTCGCGGGTGGCCGTCCGGGTAGACCTCGAGCGCGGCGCGGATCAGCCAGCGCTGCCATGGGTCGAGGTCGATCGGGCTGCCGTCCGGGAGCCTCCACACGAGGTCGACCAGGCGCAGCAGCCAGTCGCCATGCGAGGGGAAGCCGGCGACGAGGGGCGGCGAGAATCGCGCCGGCATCCACGCGGGTCGCTCGGGCGGGGCCGGCGCGAGGACGCTCACGAGTTGCGGGCCTCGTCCAGGATGCTGTCGACCTCGCCGTCGTCGTCGCCGGCGGCGGCCGGCGCTTGGGCGCGGAGATCGCGGAAGGCGACGCCGAACTGGGAGACCATGGCGGCCGTGACGCGCTGATCAAGCTGGCGGGCGAGGGCGCGGAGGGTCACCAGGGCCGGCTTGTGCTGCGGGCCGAGCCATTCGCTGGCGGCGATGAACTCGGCAACGGCGCCGACGAACGAGTCGTCGTCATCGGCGGCTTTTCGGTCGAGATCGGCGACTATCTGGGCCTCCACGGTGGCGCTGATCGGGCCTTGGTTTGCTCCGCTCATCTGGGGTTCCTTTGGTCTGAAATGTTTGGGACTCGTGCGTGAAAATCAAGACTGGGGGCGGGGTGATCTCCGCCTCGCTCAGAAAAACGGGGGCGTCAGCCGACGCCGGCGAGCCAGCGACGGTTGAACCACGTGATCCGGCCCCCGATCCGGTTGCCCTTGCGGGCGTTGCACGGCTTGCACGAGGCGACGAGGTTGTCGAGCTCGTCGCGGCCCCCGGCGTCCTTCGGGATGACGTGATCGGCCTCGGTCGCCTCGGCGCCGCAGTACTGGCACACGTACTGATCACGCTCGAGCACCTGGCGGCGCAGCGCCTCCCACGCTGCGCCGCGACTGGATTGCCGGCTCATGAGGCGGCCTTCCGGGCCTGGTATCGCTGGCGGTCGTAGTGCGGCCGGCACAGACCACGTGCGACGCCGTACTCGCTGCACCCGTCCACGCTGCAGCGTGGCAGGGCACGCTCTCGCTCGATGAGGCGGTGCGAGGTCGCGCGCTCCTCGGCGAGGACGGCGTCGAGGTAGATCCACGAGGCCCGGCAGGCCGAGCAGTAGACGACGTGCGTGGTCTCGGTCGAGTCCACGATGACGGCCGAGGGGCGGCCGGTGGCGA belongs to Agromyces archimandritae and includes:
- a CDS encoding HNH endonuclease — its product is MSRQSSRGAAWEALRRQVLERDQYVCQYCGAEATEADHVIPKDAGGRDELDNLVASCKPCNARKGNRIGGRITWFNRRWLAGVG
- a CDS encoding terminase large subunit domain-containing protein encodes the protein MSVLAPAPPERPAWMPARFSPPLVAGFPSHGDWLLRLVDLVWRLPDGSPIDLDPWQRWLIRAALEVYPDGHPRAGELRYRQVLISVSRQNGKSVLGAIFGLYGLVREAGALVIGIASSAEQARIIYARLLSVIRGNRQLAARFKRLTDTRGIQSVDGGRYEIKPSKSAAVQGLDLTVGLADELHLTKRELWSDMVNGTAARRNGIVIGLTTAGDETSELLIDLYGIADDPPERFGFFIWEAPEARVPADDETLGRYLVAASPGLACGRLDLETAISDVRGMAEADVIRYRLNRFTSSTNAFITATLWASRRRRTGEFPAGRAIFAIDRTPDWGFASIVATVKAGELTAAELVASIAKPTLSQLVNVCVDLARHQPLTFAMDGYALKDLGAELKKRGLPVWIATQGDVMGASALLYAKLAAGQLEHDGAELLNLQAPRTVRKNVGDGFRISRKDSSIEIDGIMALALGVLAAETRTDDTLQVF